Proteins found in one Balneolaceae bacterium genomic segment:
- the ybeY gene encoding rRNA maturation RNase YbeY, which produces MTFLSTMTTFPEFPDLPEETVLSVNNPSHFDLPVNQKTLETILQLIQKGENVTFQLVELVYVDEKEIVEINKKYLQRDYVTDIISFNYNDDAEPSDSSKKSIEGTLYCCAPRIEEQSYEMDSDPEQEFYRIFVHGLLHLAGYEDSSADEKETMTKLENHYLEQMDN; this is translated from the coding sequence ATGACTTTTCTTTCGACGATGACAACGTTTCCTGAATTTCCGGATCTACCTGAAGAAACTGTACTTTCCGTAAATAATCCCTCCCATTTTGATCTCCCCGTAAATCAAAAAACTCTTGAGACGATTCTGCAGCTTATCCAGAAAGGCGAGAATGTGACATTTCAACTCGTGGAACTTGTGTATGTAGATGAGAAAGAGATTGTTGAGATCAATAAAAAATACCTGCAGAGAGATTACGTAACCGATATTATATCGTTTAATTATAATGATGATGCTGAACCATCGGATTCCTCAAAAAAAAGCATCGAAGGTACCCTTTATTGTTGTGCCCCTCGAATAGAGGAACAAAGCTATGAGATGGACTCTGACCCTGAACAGGAATTTTATCGTATATTTGTGCATGGTTTGCTCCATCTTGCGGGATATGAAGATTCATCAGCGGACGAAAAAGAGACCATGACAAAACTCGAAAACCACTACCTGGAACAGATGGACAACTGA
- a CDS encoding toprim domain-containing protein, producing MNTSVYTLLIVESPTIAGIIQKICPPSVYVLSTDGFCWRPKYDSGTHQIKAIADPEKREIRKEIKEQSKIANTIVVAVDSDASGDFIAWSINRFIKSSNVKRAQLQGLSRTGIYSMLSNTAELDESHLETRLKNRFLIQHLWSKYSDTPDLQFAGLISVFGANKWFQTFLDQNDSVYESSAHVQCDFDEWISVRTEHSNNHYRSSKPLSTFDVLEYLIHQQKVPSGYDSQLLLNQLFQTILPFSEESLISYPRTSAQAFYSDTWTDLRKQYLKRGSVNDLKTTYLQEIADSESPHESIHPIDLSLAPDSVSGELPSNTGQLYRWIYDQTIKSLSMPKPVDQILVSDLNPDIVFFQDSEKSVTSAESLRPCVTLSDFGIQLHELGVMKPSGFGKTVDEWISKGWIELNGRIVTPGNQILGKLDQAHSLRKKLMELKRLKEEPTLKRETVVNIITS from the coding sequence ATGAACACGTCCGTCTATACTCTCCTCATAGTAGAATCTCCAACTATTGCCGGAATTATTCAGAAAATATGTCCGCCATCGGTATATGTTCTTTCCACCGATGGATTCTGCTGGCGTCCCAAATACGATTCAGGTACTCATCAAATAAAAGCGATTGCTGATCCTGAAAAACGAGAGATCCGAAAGGAGATAAAAGAACAGTCAAAAATTGCCAATACCATTGTGGTAGCTGTTGATTCTGATGCTTCGGGTGATTTTATAGCATGGTCTATAAATCGGTTTATCAAATCATCTAATGTAAAAAGAGCACAACTTCAGGGGTTGAGCCGAACGGGGATCTACTCCATGCTGAGTAACACCGCAGAACTGGATGAATCTCATCTCGAAACCCGTTTGAAAAACAGATTTCTGATACAACATCTCTGGTCTAAATATTCAGATACTCCTGATCTTCAATTTGCAGGTTTAATCTCCGTGTTTGGTGCAAATAAATGGTTTCAAACCTTTTTAGACCAAAATGATTCTGTTTATGAAAGCTCAGCCCATGTACAATGTGATTTTGACGAATGGATTAGCGTAAGAACAGAGCACAGCAACAATCATTATCGATCATCAAAACCTCTCTCTACATTTGATGTTTTAGAGTATTTAATCCATCAACAGAAAGTTCCTTCAGGATATGATTCTCAACTTCTCCTCAATCAGCTCTTTCAAACAATTTTACCTTTTTCTGAAGAGTCACTGATCAGTTATCCGCGTACATCTGCGCAGGCATTTTACAGTGATACCTGGACAGATCTTCGAAAACAGTATCTAAAAAGAGGATCTGTTAACGACTTAAAAACGACCTATTTGCAGGAAATTGCGGATTCAGAAAGTCCGCATGAAAGCATTCATCCCATTGATCTTTCACTGGCACCTGATTCCGTTTCAGGAGAACTACCAAGTAACACGGGGCAATTGTACCGATGGATTTATGATCAAACAATTAAAAGCTTATCAATGCCGAAACCGGTAGATCAAATTTTGGTAAGCGATCTGAACCCGGATATAGTGTTTTTTCAAGATTCAGAGAAGAGTGTAACATCTGCTGAGTCACTTCGTCCATGTGTAACTCTTAGCGATTTTGGAATTCAACTTCATGAACTGGGAGTGATGAAACCATCCGGTTTTGGAAAAACTGTTGATGAATGGATCTCAAAAGGATGGATAGAACTAAATGGCAGAATTGTTACTCCGGGTAATCAAATCTTGGGAAAACTGGATCAGGCACATTCTTTACGTAAAAAACTAATGGAACTGAAACGATTAAAAGAGGAACCCACACTGAAACGTGAAACTGTTGTCAATATCATAACGTCTTAA
- a CDS encoding DUF445 family protein, whose amino-acid sequence MEAEEKKSVSPESAGEKSHFKNLGQILSKYLEFDSDTNIRDAQIHSSPDTAKLPILKFLKPIPWILCGLFLGSFLWDFPGVSAEIFALSLQFEGIIRIISVSGMIGYLTNWIAITMLFKPVKKRPLLGQGLVPAHKDRIAHRLSHAVSEDLINPELIKQKIRESKAISRYRLQAIEHIEQITQRDDFREDLKTWLLEYVDSMVQNPEFRKKVSDHILLEIEDALQNRALEKAALKTYSFLSGQTLQQFIENLLERLPVTAERNIGYIEEYLDEFPDKIHRNSDKIDEVITLLLYKLINQLNVQKLVEENLKTYDEQRLETMIRNATNEQLKTIQYLGAVLGTIGGFVIWEPILSLVVLSVIFGTVYLIDWRLYQ is encoded by the coding sequence ATGGAAGCAGAAGAAAAAAAATCTGTATCTCCTGAATCAGCCGGGGAGAAGAGCCATTTCAAAAATCTTGGCCAAATACTGTCCAAATACCTGGAGTTTGATTCAGATACAAACATAAGGGACGCCCAGATTCACTCCTCTCCTGACACTGCAAAGCTTCCGATTTTAAAGTTTCTAAAGCCGATCCCCTGGATTCTTTGCGGACTGTTTTTAGGATCCTTTCTTTGGGATTTTCCCGGCGTCTCAGCCGAAATTTTTGCACTCTCTCTTCAATTTGAAGGAATCATACGTATTATCTCCGTCAGTGGTATGATCGGTTATCTAACCAACTGGATTGCCATCACCATGCTTTTTAAACCGGTTAAAAAACGGCCCCTGCTGGGGCAAGGACTGGTTCCTGCCCATAAAGACAGAATTGCGCATCGTCTCTCGCATGCAGTTTCGGAGGATCTCATCAATCCGGAGCTGATTAAACAGAAAATCCGTGAATCAAAAGCGATCAGCCGCTACCGGTTGCAAGCAATTGAACATATTGAACAGATCACCCAGCGGGATGATTTCCGGGAAGATCTAAAAACCTGGCTCCTTGAATATGTTGACTCGATGGTTCAGAATCCTGAATTCAGGAAGAAGGTATCCGATCACATCTTACTGGAAATTGAGGATGCACTTCAAAACCGGGCGCTGGAGAAAGCCGCATTAAAAACCTATTCTTTTCTCAGCGGCCAAACTCTGCAACAGTTTATCGAAAATCTACTGGAGCGCCTGCCGGTAACAGCAGAACGAAACATTGGGTACATAGAAGAGTACCTGGACGAATTCCCTGACAAAATCCACCGCAACAGCGATAAGATAGATGAGGTGATTACCCTGCTCCTCTATAAACTGATCAACCAGTTAAACGTTCAGAAATTAGTGGAGGAAAATCTTAAAACATATGATGAGCAGCGACTGGAAACAATGATTCGAAATGCTACAAATGAACAGCTTAAAACCATTCAGTATCTTGGTGCAGTTTTAGGAACCATCGGCGGATTTGTAATCTGGGAGCCGATTCTCAGCCTGGTGGTGTTGAGTGTTATATTTGGAACTGTTTACCTGATCGACTGGCGGTTGTATCAATAA
- a CDS encoding peptidylprolyl isomerase, with product MPKAIIKTEKGDMEVNFFSEDAPNTVDNFVTLSKKGFYDGLTFHRVIQDFVIQGGCPKGDGSGGPGYTIDCELDGDNQHHERGVLSMAHAGRNTGGSQFFICFNRKNTAHLDGNHTVFGKVVEGLDVIDEIEQGDRIEEIEIVD from the coding sequence ATGCCGAAAGCAATCATAAAAACTGAAAAAGGGGATATGGAAGTCAACTTTTTTTCTGAAGACGCTCCCAACACAGTTGATAATTTTGTAACGCTCTCGAAAAAAGGATTTTACGATGGGCTTACTTTTCACCGTGTGATCCAGGATTTTGTGATTCAGGGTGGATGCCCGAAAGGGGACGGCTCTGGCGGTCCCGGATATACGATCGATTGTGAACTGGATGGTGACAACCAACATCATGAGCGTGGAGTGTTATCAATGGCTCATGCCGGTCGTAACACGGGAGGTTCTCAATTCTTTATCTGTTTTAATCGAAAAAATACTGCTCATCTTGATGGAAATCACACAGTTTTTGGAAAAGTTGTGGAAGGCCTGGATGTGATTGATGAGATTGAGCAGGGAGATCGGATTGAGGAGATTGAGATTGTTGACTGA
- a CDS encoding transglycosylase domain-containing protein has protein sequence MAKKQIKFSKTTKRLLIGVCALPFVIAFIFISMVYGGFFGPVPGSDELSSIQNYEASQVYSSDGKLLGTYYLQNRTEVSLGEINPLMTRALIAVEDARFYEHNGIDERALARVLFKTILLGQETGGGSTITQQLAKNLYPREESGWFHLVGDKFREMIIAQRLERVYSKEKILSLYLNSVSFGEEIYGVEMAARRFFSKDAGDLNLQEAATLTGMLKGTSWYNPKNHPERAKERRDIVLAQMVRYGSLSPEIADSVKALPMQVNYTRITSSEGPAPYFREHIRQKVSKILESTTAPGGKKYNIYTDGLEIQTTIDSRVQEAAEKAVAVQMEELQGLLNRQIEREPIFESQGDSTIHYAWRQSDQYQQLKNAGRTQTELDSILYTPEKMDLFTWDGYETKSVTPYDSLRHYLSFLNSGFLAMNPQNGQVLAWVGGINHKHFKYDHVKSKRQVGSAFKPIVYAAALESGLRPCEYRRNVLTTYEEYEEWTPRNHADEYGGRYSISAALAHSYNTIAVDLLMETGISEVQTTAQKMGIHSYIPPEPSIALGTAEVSLMELVTSYTTFLNGGNPSAPILITSIKNAQGDVIYQPESEIPGYNEQIASALNKKESISPRTAATMVKMLEKAVNEGTGYRLRSRFGINHALAGKTGTTQNYTDGWFVGMTPEMVFGTWVGGWNYRVRFDGAMGYASQTALPISGYFLQNLQTYPDFEQPNQFYAEQTQLSYRLSCPDFRPDKFSDRLKDFFKGRDDDEAVVEDGEEKKSIFGRIQNLFTKDDKDEKDSEDN, from the coding sequence TTGGCAAAAAAACAGATCAAATTCAGTAAAACCACAAAACGCCTCCTGATTGGTGTTTGCGCTCTTCCTTTTGTTATCGCATTCATCTTTATCTCTATGGTTTACGGAGGCTTCTTTGGTCCCGTACCAGGATCGGATGAACTCTCATCTATCCAAAACTATGAAGCCTCTCAGGTATATTCGTCCGATGGAAAACTCCTTGGAACATATTACCTTCAAAATCGAACGGAAGTATCTCTCGGGGAGATCAATCCTCTGATGACCCGGGCGTTGATAGCAGTTGAAGACGCACGATTCTACGAACACAATGGAATTGATGAACGGGCATTAGCGCGGGTTCTTTTTAAAACTATACTTTTAGGACAGGAAACCGGGGGTGGAAGTACCATTACCCAGCAGCTTGCAAAGAATCTATATCCAAGAGAGGAGAGCGGGTGGTTTCACCTTGTGGGTGATAAATTCCGGGAGATGATCATCGCTCAAAGGCTGGAACGTGTCTATTCAAAAGAGAAAATCCTCTCTCTTTACCTGAACAGCGTTTCCTTTGGTGAGGAGATCTACGGAGTTGAAATGGCCGCCCGTCGGTTTTTCAGTAAAGATGCCGGCGATCTGAATCTGCAGGAGGCCGCTACCTTGACCGGAATGCTAAAAGGGACTTCCTGGTACAATCCAAAAAATCACCCGGAGAGGGCCAAAGAGAGAAGAGATATTGTTCTCGCACAGATGGTACGGTATGGATCTCTCTCACCCGAAATTGCCGATTCCGTTAAAGCTCTTCCCATGCAGGTCAATTACACACGAATCACTTCAAGTGAGGGACCAGCTCCCTATTTCCGCGAGCATATTCGCCAAAAAGTATCAAAAATTCTGGAATCTACTACAGCGCCGGGTGGAAAAAAATACAATATCTATACGGACGGACTGGAAATTCAGACCACAATTGATTCACGCGTACAAGAGGCGGCCGAAAAAGCAGTAGCCGTTCAAATGGAAGAGTTACAGGGACTGCTGAATCGTCAGATTGAAAGAGAGCCCATTTTTGAATCACAAGGCGATTCAACCATCCATTACGCCTGGCGGCAATCCGATCAATACCAGCAACTTAAAAATGCCGGCCGAACCCAAACTGAGCTTGACAGCATACTGTATACTCCGGAAAAAATGGATCTGTTCACCTGGGATGGATATGAAACTAAATCAGTAACACCATACGATTCTCTGCGGCACTATTTATCTTTTTTGAACTCCGGTTTTTTGGCAATGAATCCTCAAAACGGACAGGTATTGGCTTGGGTTGGCGGAATCAACCATAAGCATTTTAAGTACGATCATGTAAAATCAAAACGGCAGGTGGGCTCGGCTTTTAAACCAATTGTATATGCCGCGGCTCTCGAATCAGGTCTCAGGCCGTGTGAATATCGCAGGAATGTTCTTACTACCTACGAAGAGTATGAAGAGTGGACACCCCGAAACCATGCCGATGAGTATGGCGGACGATATTCTATCTCGGCTGCTTTGGCCCACTCCTATAATACCATTGCTGTAGATCTTCTCATGGAAACCGGTATTTCTGAAGTTCAAACCACAGCACAAAAAATGGGAATCCATTCCTACATCCCGCCAGAACCCTCTATTGCTCTTGGAACAGCCGAAGTTTCCCTGATGGAATTAGTTACTTCCTATACAACTTTTTTAAATGGAGGAAATCCATCTGCTCCCATTCTAATCACATCAATCAAAAACGCGCAGGGTGATGTTATATATCAGCCGGAAAGTGAAATTCCCGGTTATAATGAACAGATAGCTTCAGCTTTAAATAAAAAAGAATCAATTTCTCCGCGTACAGCCGCTACGATGGTTAAAATGCTTGAGAAAGCGGTAAACGAAGGAACCGGATACAGACTACGCTCTCGGTTTGGGATTAATCATGCACTTGCCGGAAAAACCGGGACCACCCAAAATTACACCGACGGTTGGTTTGTGGGTATGACTCCCGAAATGGTTTTTGGTACATGGGTAGGCGGCTGGAACTACCGGGTTCGATTTGATGGAGCGATGGGCTATGCTTCCCAAACTGCTCTTCCAATTTCAGGTTATTTTCTTCAAAATCTTCAAACGTATCCCGATTTTGAACAACCCAATCAATTCTATGCTGAACAGACTCAGCTTTCCTACCGGTTGAGTTGTCCCGACTTCAGGCCTGATAAATTTAGTGATCGTCTAAAAGACTTCTTCAAAGGCCGGGATGATGATGAAGCTGTTGTTGAAGATGGCGAGGAGAAAAAATCAATATTTGGCAGAATTCAAAATCTATTTACAAAAGATGACAAAGACGAGAAAGACAGTGAAGACAACTAA
- a CDS encoding type II toxin-antitoxin system RelE/ParE family toxin, with protein MAKEVIWSPLAKRKRKEILEYWIEHNKSNTYSLKLNELFKQAEHLISERPNIGKPTSDKYVRFKIVRDYLIFYEQVDEKVYILTIWDSRQNPDKLVLQ; from the coding sequence ATGGCTAAAGAAGTAATTTGGTCGCCGTTAGCCAAACGAAAACGTAAAGAAATTCTCGAGTATTGGATAGAACACAATAAATCCAATACTTATAGTCTTAAGCTAAACGAATTATTCAAACAAGCCGAGCATTTAATTTCCGAGCGTCCGAACATTGGCAAACCAACAAGCGACAAGTATGTCAGATTCAAAATTGTACGTGACTACTTAATATTTTATGAGCAGGTTGACGAAAAAGTATATATTCTGACGATTTGGGACAGTCGGCAGAATCCCGATAAATTAGTTCTCCAGTAG
- a CDS encoding gluconate 2-dehydrogenase subunit 3 family protein, whose protein sequence is MDRREHLKLLLAGGAGAALFMSSSCTEEDRRRSEEIIAENGGGPGYGRTEEEEKRDARFRSQTFFTEHELATVAVLADIIIPADEESGSATDAGVPDFIEFMMKDYPPFQDPTRGGLMWLDSECNKRFGKRFVDCSEEEQMEMVDMIAWPDEAEPEMMYGVRFFNRMRDLVSTGFFTSEMGVEYMDYKGNTPGFWDGVPQDVLEEHGFSYDDEMMDKYIKREERYILAEWDEDGNVINRSGNNS, encoded by the coding sequence ATGGACAGACGAGAACATCTAAAGTTATTGTTAGCAGGCGGTGCGGGAGCGGCCCTTTTTATGTCGTCTTCCTGTACGGAAGAGGATCGCCGAAGAAGTGAAGAAATAATTGCTGAGAATGGCGGCGGTCCCGGTTACGGACGAACAGAAGAAGAAGAAAAGCGTGATGCACGATTCCGTTCTCAAACTTTTTTTACAGAACATGAATTGGCAACAGTAGCTGTGTTGGCGGATATCATTATTCCGGCTGACGAGGAATCCGGTAGTGCCACGGATGCCGGAGTTCCCGATTTTATTGAATTTATGATGAAGGATTACCCTCCTTTCCAGGACCCAACACGCGGCGGGTTGATGTGGCTGGACAGCGAATGCAATAAACGGTTCGGTAAGAGATTTGTTGATTGTTCCGAAGAGGAACAGATGGAGATGGTTGATATGATCGCCTGGCCGGATGAAGCCGAGCCTGAAATGATGTATGGAGTGCGATTCTTCAACCGAATGCGAGATTTGGTGTCGACCGGGTTTTTTACCTCAGAAATGGGCGTTGAGTACATGGACTATAAGGGGAACACTCCCGGATTTTGGGACGGTGTGCCGCAGGATGTTCTTGAAGAACACGGCTTCTCTTATGATGATGAGATGATGGACAAATATATCAAACGAGAGGAGCGATATATCTTAGCTGAGTGGGATGAGGACGGGAATGTGATCAATCGGTCGGGCAATAACAGTTAA